The Fusobacterium sp. FSA-380-WT-3A region TCAAAAATTATATTTTTTTGTAAAAAGTTTTTATCTTTTTCATCAAGAATTAAAAATTTTTCTCGTTTTTCTTCATTTTCTTCTAAATTTCCAATTCCTATAAAAATTTTATCTCCCTCTACCAATCTATAATTTTCTTTTTTCTTTTTGTTATTTACTTTAATTTTTCCAACTCTTAAAGCTTTAAAAATTTCATTTAAAGGAACATCAGATAATTTTTTTCTAAGATATCTATCTAATCTTACTCCTTCATTGTCTTTTTCTATTATATATTTCATATTTATTTTCCAGTATGGCCAAATCCACCTGCTCCTCTTTCAGTTTCAGATAATTCTCCTTCTACTAAATCCATTTGGTAAACTTTTCCAAGAACTAATTGAGCTATTCTCTCTCCTGGATTAATAACAAAATCTTCTCTTCCTATATTAGCCATTATAATTCCAATTTCTCCTCTATAATCAGAATCTATTGTTCCTGGACTATTTACTAAAGTAATTCCATGTTTTAATGCCAACCCACTTCTTGGTCTTACTTGTACCTCATAACCTAATGGTATTTCCATTTTTATTCCTGTAGGAACTAATACCCTATCTAAAGATTTTAATGTAATTGGCTCTTTTATATTAGCTCTTACATCCATTCCAGCTGAACCTTCTGTCATATATACTGGTTTTTCTACACCCTCTTCTAAAATTACTTTAACTATGATTTTTTCCATTAATTTAATTCTCCTTCTTTAATATTTCCTAATATTGTTAACGAATAATATTTTTCATCAAATATTTCTTTTGCTAATTTTTTTATATCTTCAACAGTTATTTTCTCTATTTCACCTAAAATTTCTTCTAAACTTTTTACCTCTCTGTGAAAAAGATATGAATTTGCCATTCTAGTCATTCTTCCTTTACTACTTTCAAGTCCAAATGTTACTCCACTCAAAAATTGATTTTTTATTTTTTGTAATTCTTTTTCACTTATTCCATTATTTTTAATATCTTCAAATTCTTCTTTTATAAGTTCTATAACTGTTTTATAATCTTTTAAAGTAGTTCCAGCATATATAGTTAATATACCTCCCTCTTCAAAAGAAGATGTATAACTATAAACAGAATATGCTAATCCTCTATCTTCTCTTATCTTTTGGAAAAGTCTTGAACTCATATTTCCACCTAAAGTATTAGAAATAATAGCCAATTCATATCTATTTTTATCAAGAGATGACCTACCAATTGTATTAAAACAAAGATGAACTTGATTACTGTCTTTTCTTATTATTGTTTTCGGAGTTTTTATCTTCATTTTACCATTATATTTTCTTGTTTTTTCGATAGATTTTATTTTTCCAATTCCATTATTAAGTTTTTCTAAAATTTCATTTTCAGAAAAGTTTCCTGCAATAGATATAACTAAATTCTCAGGACTATATTGTTCTTTAAAATAATTTAATATTTTTTCTCTATTAAGTCCTTGTACACTTTCAACAGTCCCTAAAATTGTATTACTTTGAGGACCTTCTATAACAAGATTTCCATTTTTATCATGGATTACTTCCTCTGGAATATCTTCATACATATTTATTTCTTCTATCACTACACCCTTTTCTCTTTCAATATTTTCTTCAAGAAAAGTTGAATTTAAAAACATATCTGTTAAAATATCTATTCCGACATCTATTCTATTTGAAAGAAGTTGAATATAATATGTTGTTGTTTCCTTTCCTGTATAAGCATTAATAATACCACCTACATTATCTACTTCTTCAGATATTTCTTTAGCAGTTCTATTAGTAGTTCCTTTAAACATCATATGTTCTATAAAATGTGAGATTCCTTCTTCTCCAATTAATTCATTTTTTGCACCTGTTTTTACAAAAACTCCTAATGACACACTACTTATTCCTTGAATTTTATCCATTAAAACAGGAATTCCATTTTCTAATGAATAAACTTTTATATTATCTTCTGGCACAAATTTTCCTCCTAATACTCAGCTTTTTGAATAAAATAAATACCAACTATCAAAAATATTATATTGGCTATCCATCCACAAATAAAAGGATTCATATATCCATTTTTTCCATAAGCTTCAAATGAAGCATGAACTATATAGTATCCATATCCTAAAAAAATACTTAAAATTACATTCATAGCTGAGGATGACCTTATATACCTACTTCCTAAAGCTAGACCTAAAAATACCACTACAAAACTAGCAAAAGGAAATGAATATCTATTTGCTATTTCCGATATTCCTTCTCTTGTGTCTATTCCTGTATTCTTTAAATTAACCAATTCTTTTTTTAGTTCTTTATTATCTAAAATTTCTGGGTCAACTAATAAAGTAACAAATTTTTCTGGTTCTTCTCTATATTCTTCTGAAGAATAAGTATCTAAATTTTCTTGAGTTCCTAATTGTAAATTATTTATTTTTACTTTTTTTAGTTTCCAAACTTTTTCATTTCTGTCAAAATATCCATTATCAGCAAAAATAACTCTCTCTATTTTATCAAAATTATCACTCATTTCAATTATTTTTACTTTTTTTGCTTTTCCTTCAGTTACATTTAAATAATCTAATAAATATAAATTATTATTTTCATCTCTTATAAATCCATTTCTTTTCTGAGTAGGTAAAAGAGTTGACACTACATCTCCTCTTAATTCTCTCATCTTTTTTTCACCTTTTGGATATAAATATCCATTTACAATGAATACAAATATAGAGATAAAAAAAGATATTATTATTGGAAATAAAACTATTCTTTTAAAACTTATTCCTGATGTTTTTAAAGATATAATCTCTAAATTTCCAGCCATTTTGCTAATAAACATCAATGCTCCAAGAAGAACAGCTAAAGGAGTTACATTAACTATTATTTTAGGTAACATACAAATAATATATAAAACTCCATCTCCCGTTGTAAGCCTTCCATCTCCTACAAGTCTAAAAACCTTAAAAAGTTGACTTAGTATAAATATATTTATAAAAGCTATTAGGCATATAAAAAAAGATTTTATAAAATTTTTACTTACATACATATCTAATTTTTTCATTATACCAACCTAGCCTTTCTATTATATAAAAATAATGTATAAACATATAAAACTATATTTGGAGTCCAAACTCCTAAAAATGGTGATATTATACTTCTATAAGCTAATACCATTCCTATATTCAGTAAAACAATATATAAAAATATTACTATTATTCCTATACCAAAGTTTACTCCTTTTCCTGTTCTAGTATTTCCTATAGAAAGTAAAACTCCTAATATAGCCAAAGCTATAGTAGACATTGGAACAGCAATTTTCCTATTAATTTCTACAATATATGGTAAAATTTCTATTTTATCTCTTGTTTTTATTTCAGATAAAAGTTGTTTTATATTCATTCCTTCTATATCTTTTATTTTTACTTTTATATCTTCAAAATATGATGTAAATGGTACTCTTTTCTTTTCAAAATTTCCTGTTACACTAACATTTCCTTTTTCGTCATGTTTATAGAAATCAGCATCATTTAAAAGTAATGCAGCATCTTCCCAATAAGCTGTTTTTCCTAAAACTAATGTAGGATAGTCTGACTTTTTATCATTTATCATCACTAATACATTTTCAGCATCTTTGGTCTTTTTATTAATTGAATCTATATAAATTTTATATTCTGAAATTCCATCAATTAAAACTCTATCTTTTAATTGAAATACTGGATTTTCATATATCATTTTGTATGTTATTTGTTGTAATTTAATATAAGATCTTGGAATTAAACTCTCTTGTAAAAAGAAAATAAAGATAGTTCCTACAATTCCTATTCCAATAACAGGTTTTAATAATTTATTTAATGATACTCCCATTGAATTTAATGCTGTTATTTCATTATTTCTTGTAAGATTTCCAAATGTTATCATTATTCCTAAAAATATTCCCATTGGTATAGTTTGAGATAATATCATTGGCAAATAAAAAGATATCATTCTAGATACATCTATTATTGATAATCCTCTTACCAAAATACTTTCCATCATAGATACTATCATTTCTATTAAAAATATAAAAGTAAACAGAGTTATTCCAAAAACTATTGACATTTTTGTTTCTTTTAAAATGTAATCATTTATTATCTTCATCTGTTTATTCTCCTATAATTTTATTCATATATTTATCTATTGTTTTATTTGTCTTAATTTCATTTATTTTTTCTTTTAATTCATTTGGAATATAAAAATCTATTTCATCTGTAATTTGTAAAAAATATTCATTAGCTATACTAGACTCTCCTATTTTAGATAGAGTTTTTATTTTTTCTTGCCCTATATTATAAAAAACTAAAAATATTCCACAAATTAGTAAACCTTTTAAAAAACTAATTCCTCCACCTAAAATTCTAAATAAAAATGGAATTTGCTGATTTTTTAAAAATGTATTTAATAAATGTAATAAAATAGCTATTATAATAAATAACCCTAAAAAAGTTATAGCATAAATATAAGTATCATTTTGTTTAGTCAAATATTTTGCTGTTATATGACAAAGTGCTGGAGTTAATTTGTGAGTTATATATAAATTTATTAAAATACCAAAAGTTGATATAAATTCAACAACAAACCCATTATTTATTCCACCTATTATTGACAATCCTAAAATTATTAATACTATTATATCTAAATACATTTTACCTCCTTATATTATTTTTACCCATAATGCTTTTAAATAAAGAGTTTCTGGAATATGTAATATCCAAGGATGGTCTTCAGGTTGATAATTTATTCCTATAACTTGCAATAATTTTCCATTATTAGAAGCAGCCATTCTAGTTACTTCTAATAAATCTTGTAATCCTATATGATAAGCACAAGTTATTACTCCTAAAATTCCACCTTTATCCAGTAATTTAAAACTACTATTACATAATTCATAAAAAAAATCCCTTCCTTTTTTTATGTCTATTTTTTTCTTAATTAATGATGGAGGGTCTAAAGTTATGACATCATATTTTTCCCCTCTAGAAATTAATGTTTTTAATAGCATAAAAGCATCTCCTTCTAAAGTCTCAAATTTATTTTCAAACTCATTTAGCTTATAATTCTTTTTACAAAGTTCTAAAGCATGAGGTTCTTTATCAATTGCTACTACTTTTTGACATCCTTCTTTCAAAGCTGCTATTGAAAAACCTCCACTACTAGAAAATACATCCAAAAATTTTGTTTTATTATTTAAAAATGGTCTTATAAATTTTCTAGAATCTCTTTGGTCTAAAAAGAATCCTGTTTTTTGTCCATTTATAATGTCTATTGTATATTTAAGTCCATTATCTTCCATAATAATTTCTTCTGGAATTTCTCCATATATTATTCCAGTTTTTTCTTCAACACCTTCATGTATTCTATTTTCTACATCACTTCTTTCATAAATTCCTTTAGGTTTCATATATTTCTTTACAGCATTGACTATTTCTTGTCTAAAAACCTCTACACCTGAATTTCTAAATTGAATTGAAATATATTTATCAAACTTATCTATAACTAATCCTGGTATTCCATCTCCTTCAGAAAAAAATACTCTCATACAATTTGTTTCTTCCTTTAAATTTTGTCTTTTATCATAAGCTTCTTTTATTTTTTTGTAAATAAAATCTTTATCTATTTTTTCATCTTTTGTTGTTAAAACACGAACAAAAGCTGAAGTTCCTTCCGTTACATATCCACGCCCTATGAATAACATATCTTCTCTTAAAACATCAACTACATCTCCTGTCTTTACTTCTCCAAGAATATATTTTATTTCATCTTTAAAAACATTTGGATAAAAGTTCTGAATTTTTTTCTCTTTATCTTTTATTAATATAACTTGTGCCATTTTTACTCCTCTATATATACTCTTTTTACTCTTGTGTTTATCCCAGTAATTATTTCATATGTCGTAGTTCCTAAAAGTTTAGCTTTTTCTACTAAATCCTCTCCATAAAGAATTACTTCTTCTCCTATCTTTACTTCATCTTTTAATTCATTAGGAATTTTTATCATCAACATGTCCATACATACTTTTCCTACAACTGTATATTCTCTATTTTTTATTTTAACAGTTATTTTATTTAAAGCTCCTCTTTTAAATCCATCAGCATATCCAGCAGCTATAGTTCCTACAATATCTCCTTTTTTTAAAGTACACTCTCTTCCATATGAAATATCTGTATCTTCTATTAAAGTTTTAATAAATAAAACCTTACTTTTAAAAGTTATAACTGGTTTTAAATCCTCTATCCAATTCTCACCACAAATTCCATACATGACTATTCCAACTCTAACATAATTTCCATTATCTTTATTAGAGTATTTTAAAATTCCACCACTATTTAATACATGTCTATACTCAATGGTATCTATTCCTGTAAAATTATTAAATTTTTCTATTTGTCTTTCTGTATACAATCTATTATCTTTTCCCTCTTCATCTGCTACAGATAAATGAGTATATACACCTATTATATTGGTTAATTTATTTTTATTAACATATTCTTTTATTTTTTCTGCTTCTTCTGAATTAACACCAATTCTTCCCATTCCTGTTTCTATTGCTAAATGACATTTTACTTGTATATTATTTTTATGTATATACACCAATTGTTCAAAACGAGACAAAGCAATCTGTAAATCATATTTTTCTACTTCTCTTAGTTCTTCATCAAATACTCCACCAAGTATTAATATTTTTTCTTTGATGCCTGCCTTTCTAAGTTCCATTCCCTCTGAAAGAGTAGCCACAGCAAAAAAATCTACACCACATTTTATCAGTTCTTTTGTTATTTCAACTGACCCTAATCCATAAGAATTTGCTTTTACTATTCCTATTATTTTTTTATTTCCTATTTTCTCATAAATTTTCTCAATATTATACTTTAGATTTTTAGTATTTATTTCTAACCAAGTTCTCATTTTTTATCTCCTGATAATCTTTATAGATTGCCTTTTAGTAAAAGGCAATCTATATATAATTATTAAACTACTATTTTTTCCTTATATTCATCTTCTTCTTTTTCTAAATATTTTGAATTCTCTACTTTTTTATCTCTATCTTTTTCTAAGAAATAAATAATTGGAGATGCTATAAATATTGATGAATATGTACCTGCTATCATTCCTATTAATAAAGTTGTAATAAAAGTTCTTAAGGATTCCCCACCAAATATTAATATTGATATTATAGCAAGTAATGTTGTCACTGAAGTGTTTAATGATCTTACCATTACTTGATTTATACTTTTATTTAGTACTTCACCAAAAGTTAAATCTGTTTTTTTCTTCAATGTTTCTCTTATTCTATCAAATACTACTATTGTATTATTTATTGAATACCCTAATATTGTAAGAACTGCTGCAATAAATGGAGTATCTATTTCATATCCCAAAATTGAAATTCCACCTATAGCTATTATAATATCATGTAATAAAGCTAAAATAGCTGCTAAAGCAAACATAAATTCAAATCTTAGAGTTATATACCCTACTATAAGAGCTCCTCCTATTAAAAGAGAATAAATAGCTGATGTTTTTAATTCTTTACCTACACTTGCTCCTACTTTATCTTCTTTTATTATTTCGTATTTTCCAATTTCACTAATTTTATCATAAAATTTATTCTTATCTTGTTCTGCTATTTCTTGTACTCTTATAAGAACCTCTTGTCCCTCTGAAATTTGAACTTTTCTTCCTGTTCCAGCAAATTGAGATATTTCCTTTCCGATTTTATCTAGAGTAGAATTAATTTCTTTTAAGCTTACAGTATTTTCAAATCTTAATTGAAATAAACTTCCTCCTGAAAAATCTATTCCATAATTTAATCCTTTTACTATAAGAGAACCTATAGAAATAAAAATAAATACAAGTGAAATTGCTATCCATTTTTTACTATTTTTTATTACTTCTATTTGCATCTTTATTTCCCCCTTACTCCAAATAATATTGGATTTTTTATTCCAAAAACTTCTACAAATATATCTAGTAAAACTCTTGTTATAGTAATTGCTGTAAACATAGAAGCTAAAGTACCTATTGTAAGAGTTACTGCAAATCCTTTTACAGGTCCTGTTCCAAATATAAATAATATTGTTGTAATTATTAAAGTTGTTAAGTTAGAGTCAAAAATAGCTACAAATCCTTTACTAAATCCTGCTGTTATAGCTCCTCTTACTGTATTACCGAATCTTAATTCCTCTTTTATTCTTTCAAATATAATTACATTAGCATCAACAGCCATTCCTGTTGATAATATAAATCCTGCTATTCCTGGTAAAGTTAAAGTTGCTCCTATAAAGTTTATTACTCCAAAGTTTAATATTCCAAAACATATTAGAGCAATATCCGCTAAAAGTCCAGGCATTCTATAGAAAAGTAACATGAATATCATTATTAGTGCCACTCCTACTTTTCCAGCCACTAAACTTGCTGCTATTGATTCATCTCCTAAAGTTGCTCCTACTGTTCTAGTTTCTACTATCTCAGCTTTTATTGGAAGAGCTCCTGAATTTAAAAGCATTGCTGTTTTTTGAGCTTCTTCCACTGTATAATTTCCACTTATACTTCCACTTCCTCCAGAAATTTCTGTTTTTATAACTGGAGCTGTTTGTACTTTTCCATCTAAAACTATTGCTAATTGTTTTCCAATATTTTCTCTTGTAATTCTAGCAAATTCAACAGCTCCCTCTGGTTTTAATTCAAAATTAATTTGAGGATCTCCTAATTGTCCATACCCAACTTGAGCTTTTTTTAATGCTCCACCTGTTAAAAGAGTTTCCCCTAAATTACCATTTTCATCCATGATTTTGAACTCTAAAAGAGCTGTTTTTCCTATCATATTTATAGCTTCTTGGGTATCTTTAATTCCAGGTAATTCAATAATTACTCTATTATCCCCAGCTTTTTGTACTACTGATTCTGCTACCCCAATACCATTGATTCTTCTGTCTAATACTTCTATTAAACTATCCATTGTTTCTGAATCAATTTGTTCATTAGGATTTTCAGGGGAAGCTTCTAATACAGCATATACTCCACCTTTTAAATCTAATCCTAATTTCATAGGTTCTTTTTTTATAATAATCAAAGCTCCTATTAATACAATTAATACTAATAAAGCTCTCATGAATATTTTTCCTCTCATGAAATTCCTCCAAATATTATTTTCTTTTGGAATCTAAAAAAGTTTGTAAAATTATAGCTGCTGCTATTTTATCAACTACCTTTCTTTTTTCCAATGCCCCTTTTTTTCCTCCATCTGTAAGCATTCTATCTGCTGATACTGTTGTCATTCTTTCATCTACTTCATAAACTTCCAAATTAGGTATATTCCTCTTTAATTTTTCTATATATTCTCTCACCTTTTCAGCTTGCCTTTTTTCAGTTCCATCTAAACTTTTTGGAATTCCAACTACAAGAGACTTTGTATTATTCTCTTCTAAAATTTCAGATATTCTTTTTACAGATTTAACTTTTTTTCTATCAATCACTTCATAAGGAGTAGCAACAACTCCCATAATATCAGATTTTGCTACTCCTATTCTTACATCTCCTATATCTAAAGAAATATATCTTTTATACATTCAATATACCTCTTTTTAAAGTTTTTCTTTCAATATATTTTTTGCTACTTCTAAGGTTTCGGCTACTTTATTTCCTTCTTTTCCTCCTGCTTGAGCAAAATCAGGTCTTCCTCCTCCATTTCCACCAGTTAATATAGCCAATTGTTTTACTAACTCTCCTGCTTTTATTTTAGAAGTTAAATCTTTTGTTACTCCAACAGCAAATATAGCTTTTCCATTATTTGCTCCTAAAACAACTACACAACTTCCTAATTTATCCTTAGCTTTATCTACAATTTCTCTTAATGAATCACTTTCTTTATTTTCAAATCCTTTAACTAAAACTTTAACTCCATTTATTTCAGTAACTTGTTCGAATAAAGAATTTACTTCATAAGTAGCTATTTTAGATTTTAATTCCTCTATTTCTTTTAATGAAGCTTTTAATTCTTCAGAAATTTTTTCTACTTTTTCT contains the following coding sequences:
- a CDS encoding CvpA family protein — protein: MYLDIIVLIILGLSIIGGINNGFVVEFISTFGILINLYITHKLTPALCHITAKYLTKQNDTYIYAITFLGLFIIIAILLHLLNTFLKNQQIPFLFRILGGGISFLKGLLICGIFLVFYNIGQEKIKTLSKIGESSIANEYFLQITDEIDFYIPNELKEKINEIKTNKTIDKYMNKIIGE
- the secF gene encoding protein translocase subunit SecF; the encoded protein is MKMQIEVIKNSKKWIAISLVFIFISIGSLIVKGLNYGIDFSGGSLFQLRFENTVSLKEINSTLDKIGKEISQFAGTGRKVQISEGQEVLIRVQEIAEQDKNKFYDKISEIGKYEIIKEDKVGASVGKELKTSAIYSLLIGGALIVGYITLRFEFMFALAAILALLHDIIIAIGGISILGYEIDTPFIAAVLTILGYSINNTIVVFDRIRETLKKKTDLTFGEVLNKSINQVMVRSLNTSVTTLLAIISILIFGGESLRTFITTLLIGMIAGTYSSIFIASPIIYFLEKDRDKKVENSKYLEKEEDEYKEKIVV
- the secD gene encoding protein translocase subunit SecD produces the protein MRGKIFMRALLVLIVLIGALIIIKKEPMKLGLDLKGGVYAVLEASPENPNEQIDSETMDSLIEVLDRRINGIGVAESVVQKAGDNRVIIELPGIKDTQEAINMIGKTALLEFKIMDENGNLGETLLTGGALKKAQVGYGQLGDPQINFELKPEGAVEFARITRENIGKQLAIVLDGKVQTAPVIKTEISGGSGSISGNYTVEEAQKTAMLLNSGALPIKAEIVETRTVGATLGDESIAASLVAGKVGVALIMIFMLLFYRMPGLLADIALICFGILNFGVINFIGATLTLPGIAGFILSTGMAVDANVIIFERIKEELRFGNTVRGAITAGFSKGFVAIFDSNLTTLIITTILFIFGTGPVKGFAVTLTIGTLASMFTAITITRVLLDIFVEVFGIKNPILFGVRGK
- the dut gene encoding dUTP diphosphatase, giving the protein MEKIIVKVILEEGVEKPVYMTEGSAGMDVRANIKEPITLKSLDRVLVPTGIKMEIPLGYEVQVRPRSGLALKHGITLVNSPGTIDSDYRGEIGIIMANIGREDFVINPGERIAQLVLGKVYQMDLVEGELSETERGAGGFGHTGK
- the ruvX gene encoding Holliday junction resolvase RuvX — protein: MYKRYISLDIGDVRIGVAKSDIMGVVATPYEVIDRKKVKSVKRISEILEENNTKSLVVGIPKSLDGTEKRQAEKVREYIEKLKRNIPNLEVYEVDERMTTVSADRMLTDGGKKGALEKRKVVDKIAAAIILQTFLDSKRK
- the alr gene encoding alanine racemase, producing MRTWLEINTKNLKYNIEKIYEKIGNKKIIGIVKANSYGLGSVEITKELIKCGVDFFAVATLSEGMELRKAGIKEKILILGGVFDEELREVEKYDLQIALSRFEQLVYIHKNNIQVKCHLAIETGMGRIGVNSEEAEKIKEYVNKNKLTNIIGVYTHLSVADEEGKDNRLYTERQIEKFNNFTGIDTIEYRHVLNSGGILKYSNKDNGNYVRVGIVMYGICGENWIEDLKPVITFKSKVLFIKTLIEDTDISYGRECTLKKGDIVGTIAAGYADGFKRGALNKITVKIKNREYTVVGKVCMDMLMIKIPNELKDEVKIGEEVILYGEDLVEKAKLLGTTTYEIITGINTRVKRVYIEE
- a CDS encoding LptF/LptG family permease yields the protein MKIINDYILKETKMSIVFGITLFTFIFLIEMIVSMMESILVRGLSIIDVSRMISFYLPMILSQTIPMGIFLGIMITFGNLTRNNEITALNSMGVSLNKLLKPVIGIGIVGTIFIFFLQESLIPRSYIKLQQITYKMIYENPVFQLKDRVLIDGISEYKIYIDSINKKTKDAENVLVMINDKKSDYPTLVLGKTAYWEDAALLLNDADFYKHDEKGNVSVTGNFEKKRVPFTSYFEDIKVKIKDIEGMNIKQLLSEIKTRDKIEILPYIVEINRKIAVPMSTIALAILGVLLSIGNTRTGKGVNFGIGIIVIFLYIVLLNIGMVLAYRSIISPFLGVWTPNIVLYVYTLFLYNRKARLV
- a CDS encoding pitrilysin family protein, with amino-acid sequence MDKIQGISSVSLGVFVKTGAKNELIGEEGISHFIEHMMFKGTTNRTAKEISEEVDNVGGIINAYTGKETTTYYIQLLSNRIDVGIDILTDMFLNSTFLEENIEREKGVVIEEINMYEDIPEEVIHDKNGNLVIEGPQSNTILGTVESVQGLNREKILNYFKEQYSPENLVISIAGNFSENEILEKLNNGIGKIKSIEKTRKYNGKMKIKTPKTIIRKDSNQVHLCFNTIGRSSLDKNRYELAIISNTLGGNMSSRLFQKIREDRGLAYSVYSYTSSFEEGGILTIYAGTTLKDYKTVIELIKEEFEDIKNNGISEKELQKIKNQFLSGVTFGLESSKGRMTRMANSYLFHREVKSLEEILGEIEKITVEDIKKLAKEIFDEKYYSLTILGNIKEGELN
- a CDS encoding class I SAM-dependent rRNA methyltransferase, with translation MAQVILIKDKEKKIQNFYPNVFKDEIKYILGEVKTGDVVDVLREDMLFIGRGYVTEGTSAFVRVLTTKDEKIDKDFIYKKIKEAYDKRQNLKEETNCMRVFFSEGDGIPGLVIDKFDKYISIQFRNSGVEVFRQEIVNAVKKYMKPKGIYERSDVENRIHEGVEEKTGIIYGEIPEEIIMEDNGLKYTIDIINGQKTGFFLDQRDSRKFIRPFLNNKTKFLDVFSSSGGFSIAALKEGCQKVVAIDKEPHALELCKKNYKLNEFENKFETLEGDAFMLLKTLISRGEKYDVITLDPPSLIKKKIDIKKGRDFFYELCNSSFKLLDKGGILGVITCAYHIGLQDLLEVTRMAASNNGKLLQVIGINYQPEDHPWILHIPETLYLKALWVKII
- a CDS encoding LptF/LptG family permease; this encodes MKKLDMYVSKNFIKSFFICLIAFINIFILSQLFKVFRLVGDGRLTTGDGVLYIICMLPKIIVNVTPLAVLLGALMFISKMAGNLEIISLKTSGISFKRIVLFPIIISFFISIFVFIVNGYLYPKGEKKMRELRGDVVSTLLPTQKRNGFIRDENNNLYLLDYLNVTEGKAKKVKIIEMSDNFDKIERVIFADNGYFDRNEKVWKLKKVKINNLQLGTQENLDTYSSEEYREEPEKFVTLLVDPEILDNKELKKELVNLKNTGIDTREGISEIANRYSFPFASFVVVFLGLALGSRYIRSSSAMNVILSIFLGYGYYIVHASFEAYGKNGYMNPFICGWIANIIFLIVGIYFIQKAEY